Proteins encoded in a region of the Zunongwangia endophytica genome:
- a CDS encoding SusC/RagA family TonB-linked outer membrane protein, whose amino-acid sequence MEKLKLLLIVILLGVVTPGIAQETITGIVTDANDIPIPGVNVIREGTTVGAVTDFDGNFSIEVYENDILTFSFLGYKSSQVTYTGQETINVQLEEDSAELEEVVVIGYGTVKRKDLTGSVASVGSKDIQKANKVDAVSALQGQAPGVVVQRTDNKPGSGGFNIRIRGASTINSSETASGGGFNPGQNPLFIVDGIFVDDISFLNPADISSMDILKDASATAIYGSRGSNGVVLIETKRGKNGELKIDYSGYVGFREAYNLPPVYDGPGYVELLRDVAVGQVFASSDGDLSTRRNDVDISDYLDAEELQNISDGVSTDYVDLLLKKGLQTNHTINLSGGTEKTTYSAGLAYTLDEGNFDGEDFNRYNVRASLNSDLTDWLNISLSNYLTSAKQNEGSNEAFRSAYRLKPIGRPYNEDGSLRFRPIEKETQITNPLFDVQNETRETRFLQYIGDIALKIEPIENLSLTTKFSPNIKYQRYGEYRGLYTKSSSGNVANRRAQVDNSNYFSYSWDNILNYDFETGVHALKFTGVVSRFMERSEGYYNQVRNFTTDEYTFYNLGAGLDIRDLSSGFSKQTLESYTGRVNYTLADKYLFTATGRYDGSSILSADNKWAFFPSAAFAWQVIDEDFMQEQNVFSNAKLRLSYGQTGNNGSGGGLAPLASQSLLGASATNLGDASVSTAYLTGLANQDLTWERTTEINLGVDFGFLNNRISGSIDLYERKNTDIIFYTPLPSVTGYGGTYDNVGESTNRGIEIALNTTNINTEKFRWTTNFNLASNKNTLDKLYGGLEEIIFNVNGTNLIHRVGEPIGAVYDFEYDGIWQLDEVEEAAVYGQRPGQVRVTDVNGDGEITADEDRKVIGQVTPKWTGGITSNMTYENFDFGFLINFSQGNTYRSVFHSNYAWGYADQPSRLFNGYRTDYWTPENPTNDWYQPGNGGIYQGAAHYMDVSFVKVGYMTLGYTLPSNLLEKIGVRSLRVYGTVQNPFVFSDYDGWDPENAGRNQYGAAFMARTYMTGINLTF is encoded by the coding sequence ATGGAAAAACTTAAACTATTATTAATTGTCATATTACTTGGTGTAGTTACTCCTGGAATTGCGCAGGAAACGATAACAGGTATTGTTACAGATGCTAATGATATTCCTATCCCTGGAGTAAACGTTATTCGCGAGGGAACAACTGTTGGTGCGGTTACCGATTTTGACGGTAATTTTTCTATCGAAGTTTACGAAAACGATATCTTAACTTTTAGTTTCTTGGGTTATAAGTCTTCTCAAGTTACATACACTGGGCAGGAAACTATAAATGTACAACTAGAAGAAGATAGTGCAGAGCTAGAGGAAGTAGTTGTTATTGGTTATGGTACCGTAAAAAGAAAGGATTTAACGGGTTCTGTTGCTTCAGTAGGTTCTAAGGATATACAGAAAGCTAATAAAGTAGATGCGGTATCTGCATTGCAAGGACAAGCTCCGGGTGTAGTTGTACAGCGAACTGATAATAAACCCGGTTCTGGTGGATTTAATATTAGAATTCGAGGGGCGAGTACTATAAATTCTAGTGAAACAGCAAGTGGTGGAGGATTTAATCCAGGCCAAAATCCATTGTTTATTGTAGATGGAATATTTGTAGATGATATTTCTTTTTTAAATCCTGCGGATATAAGTAGTATGGATATTCTAAAAGATGCTTCAGCTACAGCAATATATGGTTCTAGAGGTAGTAACGGAGTGGTTTTAATTGAAACTAAAAGAGGGAAAAACGGAGAGTTAAAGATCGACTATAGTGGATATGTAGGGTTTAGAGAAGCCTATAATTTGCCTCCAGTTTATGATGGTCCGGGTTATGTTGAGTTATTGAGAGACGTAGCGGTAGGCCAGGTTTTTGCCAGCAGTGACGGTGACTTGAGTACACGTCGTAATGATGTAGATATATCAGATTATCTAGATGCTGAAGAACTTCAGAATATAAGTGATGGTGTAAGTACAGATTATGTAGATCTATTACTTAAAAAAGGTTTACAAACTAATCACACTATTAACTTAAGTGGAGGTACAGAAAAAACAACCTATTCAGCCGGTTTGGCTTATACGTTAGATGAGGGGAATTTTGATGGAGAAGACTTCAACAGGTATAATGTTCGAGCTAGTTTAAATAGTGATCTTACAGATTGGTTAAATATAAGTTTGAGCAATTACTTAACTTCAGCAAAACAAAATGAAGGAAGTAATGAGGCGTTTAGAAGTGCTTATCGTTTAAAACCAATAGGAAGACCTTATAATGAAGATGGTTCTCTTCGTTTTAGACCAATTGAAAAAGAAACACAGATAACAAATCCTTTATTCGATGTTCAGAATGAAACAAGAGAAACTCGCTTTTTACAATATATAGGGGATATTGCCTTAAAAATTGAACCAATAGAAAATCTAAGTTTAACTACGAAATTTTCACCAAATATTAAATATCAGCGTTATGGTGAATATCGCGGACTATATACAAAAAGTAGTAGTGGTAACGTAGCAAATAGAAGAGCCCAGGTAGATAATTCAAACTACTTCTCATATTCATGGGATAACATTCTTAATTACGATTTTGAAACTGGCGTGCATGCCTTGAAATTTACAGGTGTGGTTTCGCGTTTTATGGAACGATCTGAAGGTTATTACAACCAGGTACGTAATTTTACTACAGATGAGTATACCTTTTATAATTTAGGTGCTGGTTTAGATATTAGAGATCTTTCTAGTGGTTTTTCTAAACAAACACTAGAGTCTTATACGGGACGAGTTAATTATACCTTAGCTGATAAATATTTATTTACTGCTACAGGACGTTATGATGGTTCTTCTATACTTTCTGCTGATAATAAATGGGCATTTTTCCCTTCTGCAGCTTTTGCTTGGCAAGTAATTGATGAAGATTTTATGCAAGAACAAAATGTTTTTTCTAACGCTAAATTAAGATTGAGTTATGGACAAACAGGAAATAATGGTTCTGGTGGCGGCCTGGCTCCACTAGCATCCCAGTCTTTATTAGGAGCAAGCGCTACCAACTTGGGAGATGCTTCAGTTTCTACAGCGTATTTAACTGGACTAGCAAACCAAGATTTAACCTGGGAACGTACAACAGAGATTAATCTTGGTGTCGATTTTGGATTTTTGAATAACAGAATCTCAGGTTCCATAGACCTTTACGAACGAAAAAACACCGATATCATATTTTATACTCCGCTTCCTAGTGTTACTGGATATGGAGGAACATATGATAACGTTGGTGAATCTACGAACCGCGGTATAGAAATAGCTTTAAATACTACCAATATTAATACTGAAAAATTTAGATGGACAACCAACTTCAATCTTGCATCTAATAAGAATACATTAGATAAGCTATATGGAGGTTTGGAAGAAATCATCTTTAATGTGAACGGAACGAATCTAATTCATCGTGTTGGCGAACCGATCGGTGCCGTATACGACTTTGAGTATGATGGAATTTGGCAATTAGATGAGGTTGAAGAAGCTGCTGTTTATGGGCAACGTCCTGGGCAGGTAAGAGTAACCGATGTTAACGGTGATGGTGAAATTACAGCCGATGAGGATCGTAAAGTTATTGGGCAGGTAACGCCAAAATGGACAGGTGGTATTACTAGTAATATGACTTACGAAAATTTTGATTTTGGATTTTTGATCAATTTCAGCCAGGGTAACACTTATAGAAGTGTTTTCCATAGTAATTACGCATGGGGTTATGCAGATCAACCGTCCAGATTATTTAATGGGTATAGAACTGATTATTGGACTCCCGAAAATCCTACTAACGATTGGTATCAGCCTGGAAATGGCGGTATTTATCAAGGTGCCGCGCATTATATGGATGTTTCTTTCGTAAAAGTTGGATATATGACATTGGGATATACACTTCCTAGCAATCTGCTCGAAAAAATAGGTGTGAGAAGTCTGCGTGTTTATGGAACTGTTCAAAATCCATTTGTTTTTAGCGATTATGACGGATGGGATCCAGAGAACGCTGGTCGAAATCAGTACGGCGCTGCATTTATGGCACGTACTTATATGACTGGAATTAACCTTACATTTTAA
- a CDS encoding RagB/SusD family nutrient uptake outer membrane protein, with protein MRYFNYKKIILLLALGAVSVSCDSYLEEENNTSLSIESANLDPETFNQLVASVYERARETTTVYTSNLYYALEDLGTDIVTRNTPIIGTSDLNDYVNFNSLNWAVGVYWANQYSVIAAANLAIDDAPLIMDVPEGEKTKGLAEVKFFRAMAYFKLVENYGGVPLILNAVTDISTDYPRNTEEEVYNQIVMDLEEALAGVPESTEVYGRLTKDAVRHFMSKVLLTKGYKSFGDDSDFTQAAAYAETVINNHQLVSSFESLVSIENQRNSEVIFSYLFGGNSVSRGWGNSKHMLYKFRFFDYPGLTRSVKGLGPMPTPFFYSLFSEEDERAAATYKRVLYATEADVAEVNDTEFNIAVGDTAIYFPKTAWTQAEIDAVPYAVINPGTYFKNDGVTPVHYPMFRKFDDPTIPFTQPDQTSQGERDMVIMRSGEAYLFAAEAYLQLNDKSTAAERLNTIRSRAGLDSSISSDDVNIDLILDERARELVGEVNRWMDLKRTGTLIERVLEHNPHAALNNALMEKHLLRPIPQTEIDNTGGSITQNPGY; from the coding sequence ATGAGATATTTTAACTATAAAAAAATTATACTATTACTAGCCTTAGGCGCTGTAAGTGTAAGCTGTGATAGCTATCTAGAAGAGGAAAATAATACTTCCTTAAGTATAGAATCAGCAAATTTAGATCCAGAGACATTTAATCAATTAGTAGCTTCGGTTTACGAAAGAGCAAGAGAAACAACTACAGTTTATACTTCAAATCTTTACTATGCTTTGGAAGATTTAGGGACAGATATTGTTACACGTAACACCCCTATTATCGGAACGAGTGATCTAAATGATTACGTTAATTTCAATTCTTTGAATTGGGCGGTAGGTGTATATTGGGCCAATCAATATAGCGTGATCGCTGCAGCTAATTTAGCAATAGATGATGCTCCGCTTATCATGGATGTACCAGAAGGTGAAAAAACAAAAGGTCTTGCAGAAGTTAAGTTTTTTAGAGCCATGGCCTATTTTAAACTTGTAGAAAATTACGGCGGAGTACCATTAATTTTGAATGCAGTAACTGATATATCTACCGATTATCCGCGTAATACTGAAGAAGAGGTTTATAATCAAATAGTAATGGATCTTGAAGAAGCTCTTGCAGGAGTTCCAGAAAGTACAGAAGTTTACGGTCGTCTTACCAAAGATGCTGTCAGACATTTTATGTCTAAAGTATTACTAACTAAGGGCTATAAATCTTTTGGAGATGATAGTGATTTTACTCAGGCAGCTGCCTATGCTGAAACCGTAATTAATAATCACCAACTTGTTTCTTCATTTGAGAGCTTGGTAAGTATAGAAAATCAAAGAAACTCAGAAGTTATTTTTTCTTATTTATTTGGAGGGAATTCGGTATCCAGAGGATGGGGAAATTCTAAACATATGCTATATAAGTTTCGATTCTTCGATTATCCTGGTTTAACAAGAAGCGTAAAAGGTTTAGGACCTATGCCAACTCCATTTTTCTATAGTCTTTTTTCTGAAGAAGATGAGCGTGCAGCAGCAACTTATAAAAGAGTTTTGTATGCTACGGAAGCAGATGTAGCCGAAGTAAATGATACTGAATTTAATATTGCCGTTGGTGATACTGCTATATATTTTCCAAAGACAGCGTGGACACAAGCTGAAATTGATGCCGTACCTTATGCAGTAATTAATCCAGGGACTTATTTTAAGAATGATGGAGTTACTCCAGTACATTATCCAATGTTTAGAAAGTTCGATGATCCTACAATACCTTTTACGCAGCCCGATCAAACATCTCAAGGAGAAAGAGATATGGTTATAATGCGTTCTGGTGAGGCATATCTATTTGCTGCCGAAGCTTACTTGCAACTTAATGATAAATCTACAGCTGCAGAACGTTTAAACACAATACGATCTAGAGCAGGTTTAGATTCATCTATATCGTCAGATGATGTAAATATTGATCTTATTCTTGATGAAAGAGCGAGAGAACTTGTTGGAGAAGTAAATCGTTGGATGGATTTAAAAAGAACAGGAACTTTGATAGAGAGAGTATTAGAGCACAATCCACATGCGGCATTAAATAATGCACTGATGGAGAAACATCTTTTAAGACCAATTCCACAAACAGAGATAGATAACACTGGAGGATCGATAACGCAAAATCCAGGATACTAA
- a CDS encoding GH92 family glycosyl hydrolase, translated as MDFKNTRYCFTVCLLLLMLSCKVSKTEKTASVDYVDKVYPLLDTENSRWFYFSSASRPFGMVNLSPDTQIDGAWGSGYRYNTDTIKGFSHVHAWQMAGLSIMPVTAETDDDQIFTDFYSKFDHQTEEIHPGYHKLFLDRFKIEAELTSTTRVGFHKYNYQNATSQALLFNLNTALGPCDNAEGSFVLDNEREISGSFIMTPTSRRPKPLITYFKVLFNKPVSSIKKDESTGNYLVNFKEESGELMAKVGISYTSPENANLNIQAELDHWNFDSVVQESRDQWNKMLGKIRLEGGTKKEQNRFYTDLWHALQGRRIISDYNGNYPDKTGDKFRIGKLPVGEDGMPLFNHYNSDSFWGAQWTINTLWGLVYPEVMKEFTMSLMQYYKDGGYIPRGPSGGNYTHVMTGASSTPFIVSAIQKGLISEDLDEIYQALKLNHMPGGIMAKAGYEHETSIGGGLDYYLDKGYVPYPLPVPEDEYGIHKDGSSMTLEYAYQDYTLAQLAKKLGKREDYNYFTERSKKYKNVFNQNVGWMSPRKVDGSYSNDFDPYQYENGFVEANAAQATWFVPHDLEGLSVLMGGKKEAIFKLNNQFKEAKKLGFTSGTSHDAELHPEYSRIPINYGNQPSIETAFVFTKLGNPELTQYWSRKIVNTVFSDLSPSRGYNGDEDQGLMGSLAVLMKIGLFQMNGGTEEDPAYQIGSPIFDKITIDLNSDFYEGKELSIISTNNSKENVYVEKAEFNDLKLDSFEIKHSDLIKGGALKLQMTGSENEK; from the coding sequence ATGGATTTTAAAAATACTCGATATTGTTTCACGGTCTGTTTATTACTATTGATGCTTTCGTGCAAAGTAAGTAAAACAGAAAAAACAGCTTCAGTAGATTATGTCGATAAAGTATACCCCTTATTAGATACAGAAAATTCTAGATGGTTTTATTTTAGCTCTGCAAGTAGACCTTTTGGGATGGTTAATCTCAGTCCCGATACACAGATTGATGGTGCGTGGGGTAGTGGATATCGTTACAATACCGATACCATTAAAGGATTTAGTCACGTGCATGCTTGGCAAATGGCAGGACTTTCTATAATGCCTGTTACAGCCGAAACCGATGATGATCAAATTTTCACGGATTTTTACTCAAAATTCGATCATCAAACTGAAGAAATACATCCCGGATATCACAAGCTATTTTTAGATCGATTTAAAATCGAAGCTGAATTAACAAGTACTACTCGGGTTGGATTTCACAAATATAATTATCAGAATGCTACTTCACAGGCTTTGTTATTTAATCTCAATACCGCTTTAGGGCCTTGTGATAATGCCGAGGGTTCTTTCGTTCTAGATAACGAAAGAGAAATATCAGGGTCATTTATTATGACGCCAACCAGCAGGCGCCCAAAACCTTTAATTACTTATTTTAAAGTTCTTTTTAATAAACCGGTAAGCTCAATTAAAAAAGATGAAAGTACAGGTAATTATTTGGTGAATTTTAAAGAGGAATCTGGCGAGCTGATGGCTAAAGTTGGAATCTCTTATACCTCTCCCGAGAATGCCAATTTAAATATTCAAGCTGAATTAGATCATTGGAATTTTGACAGCGTAGTACAAGAATCAAGAGACCAATGGAATAAAATGCTAGGAAAAATCCGCTTAGAAGGAGGGACTAAAAAAGAGCAAAATCGATTTTATACCGATTTGTGGCATGCATTGCAGGGAAGAAGAATTATAAGCGATTATAATGGCAATTACCCAGATAAAACAGGCGATAAATTTAGAATAGGAAAACTTCCAGTAGGTGAAGACGGTATGCCCCTTTTTAATCATTATAATTCAGATTCTTTTTGGGGAGCACAATGGACTATTAATACCTTATGGGGATTGGTTTATCCGGAGGTTATGAAAGAATTTACAATGTCCTTAATGCAGTATTACAAAGATGGCGGTTATATTCCAAGAGGACCTTCAGGAGGTAATTACACACATGTAATGACGGGCGCATCTTCAACACCCTTTATAGTAAGTGCTATACAAAAAGGATTAATTTCTGAAGACTTAGATGAAATTTACCAGGCATTAAAGCTGAACCATATGCCTGGCGGCATTATGGCTAAGGCGGGTTATGAGCATGAAACTTCTATTGGTGGTGGCTTAGATTATTATTTAGATAAAGGCTACGTTCCTTATCCATTACCTGTACCAGAAGACGAATACGGAATTCATAAAGACGGTTCTAGTATGACTTTAGAATATGCTTATCAAGATTATACGCTAGCACAACTCGCTAAGAAATTAGGGAAACGAGAGGATTATAATTATTTCACTGAAAGATCAAAAAAATATAAAAACGTATTTAATCAAAATGTAGGTTGGATGTCCCCTAGGAAGGTGGACGGTAGTTATAGTAATGATTTTGATCCTTATCAATACGAGAATGGTTTTGTAGAAGCTAATGCTGCGCAAGCAACCTGGTTTGTTCCTCACGATTTAGAAGGTCTTTCTGTACTTATGGGAGGAAAAAAAGAAGCAATTTTTAAACTGAATAATCAGTTTAAAGAAGCGAAGAAATTAGGTTTTACCTCGGGAACTTCGCACGATGCAGAATTACATCCTGAATATAGCAGAATTCCTATTAATTACGGAAATCAACCTTCAATAGAAACTGCTTTTGTTTTTACCAAATTAGGAAATCCTGAATTAACCCAATATTGGTCTAGAAAGATTGTAAATACAGTCTTTTCAGATTTATCTCCATCTAGAGGATATAATGGTGACGAAGATCAGGGCTTAATGGGGAGCCTTGCAGTACTAATGAAAATAGGTCTTTTTCAGATGAATGGAGGAACAGAGGAAGATCCTGCTTACCAAATAGGAAGCCCAATATTCGACAAAATTACGATCGATTTAAATTCCGATTTTTACGAAGGGAAAGAACTCAGTATCATTTCTACAAATAATTCCAAGGAAAACGTATACGTAGAAAAAGCTGAATTTAATGACCTAAAATTGGATTCTTTTGAAATTAAACATAGCGATTTAATAAAAGGTGGAGCGCTTAAATTGCAAATGACAGGTTCAGAAAACGAAAAGTAA
- a CDS encoding alpha-N-acetylglucosaminidase — MRRCFYTFSLILCTVFFSCTQKEEKHHESTAEYELLNRVLPDHASQFKVVIDSTSQDDYFEISASEDKIQLKGNNGVSIASALYYYIKNVTNGQITWNGVNLNLPEQLPLVSQPIYKKTPYDYRYYLNYCTFNYTMSWWDWERWEKELDWMALHGINMPLAITGESYIWDKVYRSYGFEDEDLDPFFSGPSYFSWFWMGNLDGWGGPLPQSWKESHKNLQLKILKRARELGMTPVLPAFTGHVPASFKTVFPNATLKQTNWGNDFEDTFILDSNDPLFSEIGQRFLEVQTEVYGTDHLYSADTFNENTPPSNDPEDLAKLSKKVYESMKAVDEDAVWVMQGWLFYSHRDFWEAPQIKGLLDAVPDDSMIILDLATEIEPVWKRTDAFYGKQWIWNMLHNFGGNITMFGRIETVATAPAEALNSKDSGKLKGLGLTMEAIEQNPVLYELMADNVWRNKPIDLKDWLKQYTKNRYGKEDEKLLQAWDTLVNTAYNGKVIRDGAESIIVARPTMEGYRRWARTKLNYKPEELLPAWDRFIEVADNYKDSEGFKYDLVDLTRQILANYALPLQQQISYAYQNNNKEDFDKYSSQFLDLIDDLDGLLATQKDFLLGPWLASAREWGTDPQEKALYEQNARDLITLWGGKDNKLHEYSNRQWSGLMADFYKHRWEQYFKSVKKDWSKFNQSQFDEKIKDWEWEWVQTEEEFPTQPSGSSIGKAKELYKKYRNDIVPLTQKMKPIEYNY, encoded by the coding sequence ATGAGACGTTGTTTTTATACTTTTTCATTAATTCTATGCACAGTTTTTTTTAGTTGTACTCAAAAAGAAGAAAAGCATCACGAAAGCACAGCAGAATACGAATTATTAAACAGAGTACTTCCCGATCATGCTTCTCAATTTAAAGTAGTTATTGATAGCACAAGCCAAGATGATTATTTTGAAATCTCTGCTTCTGAAGACAAAATTCAGTTGAAAGGAAATAATGGAGTGTCAATTGCTTCTGCTCTTTATTACTACATCAAAAACGTTACTAATGGACAAATTACATGGAACGGTGTTAATCTAAATTTACCAGAACAACTACCCTTAGTTTCTCAACCTATTTATAAGAAAACACCTTACGATTATCGATATTATCTAAATTATTGCACGTTTAATTACACGATGAGCTGGTGGGATTGGGAGCGATGGGAAAAAGAATTAGACTGGATGGCGCTTCATGGAATCAATATGCCATTAGCCATCACGGGCGAATCTTATATTTGGGATAAAGTATATCGATCTTATGGGTTTGAAGATGAAGATTTAGATCCATTTTTTAGCGGGCCTTCTTATTTTTCCTGGTTTTGGATGGGAAATCTAGACGGTTGGGGTGGTCCTTTACCTCAAAGCTGGAAAGAAAGTCATAAAAATCTTCAGCTTAAAATATTAAAAAGAGCACGTGAATTAGGAATGACGCCTGTTTTGCCTGCTTTTACAGGCCATGTGCCAGCATCTTTTAAAACGGTTTTTCCTAATGCTACTTTAAAGCAAACCAATTGGGGAAACGATTTTGAGGATACTTTTATTTTGGATAGTAACGATCCTTTGTTTTCAGAAATTGGTCAACGATTTTTAGAAGTTCAAACAGAGGTTTATGGTACCGATCATTTATACTCTGCCGATACTTTTAATGAAAATACGCCACCATCTAATGATCCTGAAGATTTAGCCAAACTAAGTAAAAAGGTTTACGAAAGTATGAAGGCTGTAGATGAAGATGCGGTCTGGGTAATGCAGGGGTGGCTATTTTATAGTCACCGTGATTTTTGGGAAGCTCCACAAATTAAAGGATTGTTAGATGCTGTACCCGATGATTCTATGATTATTTTAGATCTGGCTACAGAAATAGAACCTGTATGGAAAAGAACTGATGCTTTCTACGGAAAACAATGGATTTGGAATATGCTACATAATTTTGGTGGTAATATCACCATGTTTGGTCGTATAGAAACGGTAGCTACTGCTCCGGCTGAAGCTTTAAATAGTAAAGACTCGGGGAAACTAAAAGGTTTGGGGCTAACTATGGAGGCGATAGAGCAAAACCCTGTTTTATATGAATTAATGGCCGATAATGTTTGGCGAAATAAACCAATAGATTTAAAAGACTGGTTAAAACAATATACTAAAAATCGCTACGGAAAAGAAGATGAAAAACTTTTACAGGCTTGGGATACTTTAGTAAATACGGCATACAACGGAAAAGTGATTAGAGATGGAGCTGAATCTATAATCGTGGCGCGTCCAACTATGGAAGGCTATAGACGATGGGCAAGAACAAAACTAAATTATAAACCCGAGGAACTTTTACCGGCTTGGGATAGATTTATTGAAGTAGCCGATAATTATAAGGATTCTGAAGGCTTTAAGTATGATCTTGTAGATCTAACACGCCAGATCTTGGCTAATTATGCATTACCGTTACAACAACAAATTAGCTACGCTTATCAAAATAATAATAAGGAAGATTTTGATAAATATAGCAGTCAGTTTTTAGACCTTATTGACGACCTCGATGGTCTGTTGGCTACTCAAAAAGATTTTTTATTAGGCCCTTGGTTAGCTAGTGCAAGAGAATGGGGAACAGATCCGCAAGAAAAAGCGTTGTACGAGCAAAATGCCCGAGATCTTATTACGCTTTGGGGAGGAAAAGATAACAAGTTGCATGAATATAGTAACCGACAATGGAGCGGGCTTATGGCCGACTTCTACAAGCACAGATGGGAACAATATTTTAAATCTGTAAAGAAAGACTGGTCGAAGTTTAATCAGTCCCAGTTCGATGAGAAAATCAAAGACTGGGAATGGGAATGGGTGCAAACCGAAGAAGAATTTCCTACTCAACCATCTGGAAGCTCTATAGGTAAAGCGAAGGAACTTTATAAAAAGTATCGAAATGATATTGTACCGCTAACACAAAAGATGAAACCGATAGAATATAACTATTAG